One part of the Mangrovibacillus cuniculi genome encodes these proteins:
- a CDS encoding GNAT family N-acetyltransferase, whose amino-acid sequence MNWTVEQMKEDYANEIMQWRYPAPYDFYHLPNTDDVFAALMNDMYYVVIDDREEMVGFFCTGNEAQVPSGNTVGAYAEDCIDIGLGMKPSLTGNGLGKSFFGFILDQVQMEEMPFRVTVATFNQRAICLYGKFGFVQQHTFLSPVGQFVTMRRNP is encoded by the coding sequence TTGAATTGGACCGTAGAACAAATGAAAGAGGACTACGCTAACGAAATTATGCAGTGGCGCTATCCTGCTCCGTATGACTTTTATCATTTACCTAACACAGATGATGTGTTTGCCGCACTAATGAATGATATGTATTATGTGGTAATAGATGACCGAGAAGAAATGGTAGGATTTTTTTGCACGGGGAATGAAGCGCAAGTTCCCTCTGGTAATACAGTAGGAGCATACGCCGAAGATTGTATTGATATCGGATTAGGGATGAAACCATCTTTGACCGGTAATGGATTAGGGAAAAGCTTTTTTGGCTTTATACTAGATCAGGTTCAAATGGAAGAGATGCCGTTTAGGGTAACGGTAGCGACTTTCAATCAACGAGCAATCTGCTTATACGGAAAATTTGGCTTTGTACAACAGCATACGTTTCTGTCACCAGTAGGACAGTTTGTTACGATGAGGCGTAATCCATAA
- a CDS encoding flavodoxin family protein yields the protein MKTLVLLGSTRENGNSEWLAKEAVNGTEYTMVALADLSIQAIVDQRHKEGGFTHIQDDYDHLVELMLSHDRLIFATPLYWYGMSGPMKDFFDRWSQYLRDDRYQLKSELQKKENYVIISGGKDAGVKALPLVQQFAYIFEFMGMTFNDYVICKGVKPGEVKDDTIAVAKVHEWNQSFSK from the coding sequence TTGAAAACGTTAGTTCTTTTAGGAAGTACACGTGAAAACGGAAACAGCGAATGGCTAGCAAAAGAAGCTGTTAATGGAACGGAATATACAATGGTAGCTTTAGCTGACTTATCTATACAAGCAATTGTAGATCAAAGACATAAAGAGGGCGGATTTACTCATATACAAGATGACTATGACCACCTTGTGGAGCTTATGCTTTCTCACGATCGTTTAATCTTTGCTACACCTCTTTATTGGTATGGAATGAGTGGTCCTATGAAAGACTTCTTTGATCGTTGGTCTCAGTACCTGCGAGACGACCGCTACCAATTAAAGTCAGAGTTACAAAAGAAAGAGAATTATGTCATCATTTCTGGAGGAAAAGATGCTGGTGTGAAAGCCCTACCGTTAGTACAACAATTTGCTTACATCTTTGAATTTATGGGAATGACCTTTAACGACTATGTTATTTGTAAAGGGGTAAAACCTGGGGAAGTGAAAGATGATACGATCGCTGTCGCAAAAGTTCATGAGTGGAACCAATCGTTTTCAAAATAG
- the treP gene encoding PTS system trehalose-specific EIIBC component, whose amino-acid sequence MSKNREVAKQVLAAIGGKENIASATHCVTRLRFALNDESVVDKEALEAIDVVKGSFATNGQFQVILGQGLVDKVFKELADEAGISQSSKEETKTAAEKNLNPLQRAVKTLADIFIPILPAIVTAGLLMGINNILTAGGIFGDASLIEMYPGIADIANIINIIANTAFVFLPALIGWSAMKRFGGSEILGIVLGLILVHPDLLNAWSYGQAIEEGTMPTWNLFGLEINKMGYQGQVLPILFASFILAKIEIFLRKKIADGFQLLLVGPIALLVTGFLAFAIIGPITFAIGNGITGAFVWVFENAAIIGGLIYGAIYAPLVITGMHHTFLAVDLQLIGSTNSTPLWPILALSNIAQGSAALAMFFLLREEKLKGLSMTSAISAYLGITEPAMFGVNLRFRFPFITAIISSAVAAMWITANNVQALSIGVGGLPGIFSIDRDGWFAFAIGMVIAFVLPIILTYVYVKARRIKLQ is encoded by the coding sequence ATGAGTAAAAACCGCGAAGTTGCTAAACAAGTACTTGCAGCTATTGGTGGAAAAGAGAATATCGCTTCCGCTACTCATTGTGTTACACGTCTTCGTTTTGCGCTTAACGATGAAAGCGTTGTAGATAAAGAAGCGTTAGAAGCAATTGATGTAGTAAAAGGTTCTTTTGCTACTAATGGTCAGTTCCAAGTTATTTTAGGACAAGGTTTAGTAGATAAAGTGTTTAAAGAACTAGCAGATGAAGCTGGTATTTCACAATCTTCTAAAGAAGAAACAAAAACAGCAGCAGAAAAGAACTTAAACCCTCTGCAACGCGCAGTTAAAACACTAGCTGATATTTTTATACCTATTCTTCCAGCCATCGTTACTGCTGGTCTTCTAATGGGTATTAACAACATTCTTACTGCAGGTGGCATTTTTGGAGATGCTTCTCTAATTGAAATGTACCCTGGCATAGCTGATATTGCTAACATTATCAATATCATTGCAAACACTGCTTTCGTCTTCTTACCTGCTTTAATTGGTTGGTCAGCAATGAAACGATTCGGTGGTAGTGAAATCTTAGGTATAGTACTCGGACTAATTTTAGTTCATCCGGATCTTCTAAACGCTTGGAGCTACGGACAGGCAATCGAAGAAGGAACCATGCCTACATGGAACTTATTTGGGTTAGAAATAAATAAGATGGGGTATCAAGGACAAGTTCTTCCTATCCTATTTGCTTCTTTCATCTTAGCGAAAATAGAAATTTTCTTACGTAAAAAAATCGCAGACGGATTCCAGCTTCTACTTGTTGGCCCAATTGCTTTACTAGTAACAGGTTTCCTAGCATTTGCAATCATTGGACCAATTACATTTGCGATTGGTAATGGAATCACTGGTGCATTTGTATGGGTATTTGAAAACGCTGCAATTATTGGTGGATTAATTTATGGAGCAATCTACGCACCATTAGTAATCACTGGTATGCATCACACATTCTTAGCAGTAGACTTACAACTAATTGGTTCTACAAATTCAACGCCACTTTGGCCAATTCTTGCACTATCCAATATCGCACAAGGGTCTGCAGCATTAGCAATGTTCTTCTTACTTCGTGAAGAAAAACTTAAAGGTCTGTCTATGACATCTGCTATATCTGCTTACCTTGGTATTACAGAACCGGCTATGTTTGGAGTAAACTTACGATTCCGCTTCCCATTCATCACAGCTATTATCAGTTCTGCTGTAGCTGCGATGTGGATTACAGCGAATAACGTACAGGCATTATCTATCGGTGTTGGTGGATTGCCAGGTATCTTCTCCATCGACCGAGACGGCTGGTTTGCATTTGCGATCGGTATGGTGATTGCGTTTGTTCTTCCGATTATTCTAACTTACGTATATGTGAAGGCACGTCGCATCAAGCTACAATAA
- the treC gene encoding alpha,alpha-phosphotrehalase yields MNEWWRKSVVYQIYPKSFNDTTGNGVGDLKGIQEKLDYLKNLGVDILWLTPVYASPQKDNGYDISDYYSIHDEYGTMKDFDELLEETHKRGMKLIMDLVVNHTSTEHNWFKESRSSKDNKYRNFYIWRDKPTNWESKFGGNAWEYDEATGQYYLHLFDVTQADLNWENEEMRQHVYDMMHFWFQKGIDGFRLDVINLISKDQNFPDDDGSVAPGDGRKFYTDGPRVHEYLKEMNQEVLSKYDAITVGEMSSTSIEHCIQYSNPSSKELSMTFNFHHLKVDYPNGEKWAIGEMDFHALKQILSKWQVEMNKGGGWNALFWCNHDQPRVVSRYGQDKEYRVDSAKMLATTVHLMQGTPYIYQGEEFGMTNPGFTSIDQYRDVETLNYFSIMKEKGIAEEEIMAIIQQKSRDNSRTPVQWNSDKNAGFTTGTPWIGVSENYPEINAEAAVADENSIFYHYQKLIQLRKEYDVITTGDYKLLSAEHEDVFAYVRTNGDEQLLVVNNFYDKTTSFTHNLTAFTAEILISNYKDSKAFGESITLRPYESVVYHLRRS; encoded by the coding sequence ATGAACGAATGGTGGAGAAAATCCGTTGTTTATCAAATATATCCAAAAAGCTTTAATGACACGACCGGAAACGGTGTTGGCGACTTAAAAGGGATTCAAGAAAAGTTAGATTACCTAAAAAACTTAGGTGTTGATATTCTTTGGCTGACACCAGTTTATGCTTCCCCTCAAAAAGATAATGGCTATGACATTAGTGACTACTACTCTATCCATGATGAGTACGGGACAATGAAAGATTTTGATGAGTTATTAGAAGAAACGCATAAACGCGGCATGAAGCTCATTATGGACTTAGTGGTAAACCATACCTCAACAGAACACAACTGGTTCAAAGAATCACGTTCGTCTAAAGATAACAAGTACCGTAACTTCTATATTTGGCGTGATAAGCCAACTAATTGGGAATCAAAGTTTGGTGGCAACGCATGGGAGTATGATGAAGCGACAGGACAATATTATCTTCACCTTTTTGATGTGACACAGGCAGATCTAAACTGGGAAAACGAAGAAATGAGGCAACATGTGTACGATATGATGCATTTTTGGTTCCAAAAAGGCATCGATGGATTCCGTTTAGACGTAATTAATCTTATTTCTAAAGATCAAAACTTCCCAGATGACGACGGTTCCGTTGCACCAGGTGATGGCCGAAAGTTTTATACAGACGGACCGCGCGTTCATGAGTATTTAAAAGAAATGAATCAAGAAGTTTTATCTAAATACGATGCAATTACAGTTGGAGAAATGTCCTCTACGTCTATTGAGCATTGTATTCAATACTCCAATCCATCTAGCAAAGAGTTAAGTATGACGTTTAATTTCCATCATTTAAAAGTCGATTATCCTAATGGGGAAAAATGGGCTATTGGAGAAATGGATTTCCACGCGTTAAAGCAAATTCTTTCTAAATGGCAAGTAGAGATGAATAAAGGTGGAGGTTGGAACGCGCTGTTTTGGTGCAACCATGACCAACCACGAGTGGTCTCTCGCTATGGTCAAGACAAAGAATACCGAGTGGATTCCGCCAAAATGTTGGCAACCACTGTTCATTTAATGCAGGGAACTCCGTACATTTACCAAGGAGAAGAATTTGGGATGACGAACCCAGGATTCACATCTATCGACCAGTATCGTGATGTGGAAACGTTAAACTATTTCTCCATTATGAAAGAAAAAGGTATTGCGGAAGAAGAGATTATGGCAATTATTCAGCAAAAGTCTCGTGATAACTCCAGAACTCCTGTGCAATGGAATTCGGATAAAAATGCTGGTTTTACCACTGGTACACCTTGGATTGGGGTAAGCGAAAACTATCCTGAGATTAATGCAGAAGCTGCAGTTGCTGATGAAAATTCTATTTTCTATCACTATCAAAAATTGATTCAACTGCGCAAAGAGTACGACGTCATTACGACTGGGGATTACAAGTTACTTTCTGCTGAACATGAAGATGTGTTTGCTTATGTGAGAACCAATGGAGATGAGCAATTGTTAGTCGTGAATAACTTCTACGATAAGACAACTTCGTTCACTCATAATTTAACAGCATTTACTGCGGAAATCCTAATTAGTAACTATAAAGATTCTAAAGCCTTTGGAGAATCTATTACGCTTCGACCATATGAGTCAGTGGTGTATCACTTACGTCGTTCATGA
- the treR gene encoding trehalose operon repressor: protein MTKSKFRVIYDELAQLIQSGEYAPKQSLPSENELAETYQTSRETIRKALKLLSEHGYIQKIRGKGSVVLDISRIDFPISGLVSFRELAKKMGTRAETDVVKLVKIQSTSFLNEVLELSQTEEIWELHRVRSIDGEKIILDKDYLVVDAIPTLPKKACEKSIYAYIEKELGLSISFAKKEITVEPPTKEDRALLDLEGYDMIVVVKSQVYLEDTTLFQYTESRHRPDKFRFVDFARRH, encoded by the coding sequence ATGACGAAAAGTAAATTCCGTGTTATTTATGATGAGTTGGCACAGTTAATTCAATCAGGTGAATACGCACCAAAGCAAAGTTTACCTTCCGAAAATGAGTTAGCAGAGACATATCAAACTTCACGTGAGACGATTCGAAAAGCGCTGAAGCTTCTATCCGAACATGGATATATCCAAAAAATCCGTGGAAAAGGGTCTGTTGTGTTAGACATCAGCCGAATTGATTTTCCGATTTCGGGTTTGGTGAGCTTTCGAGAACTTGCGAAGAAGATGGGGACTCGAGCAGAAACTGATGTGGTGAAGCTTGTAAAGATTCAAAGTACTTCATTTCTAAATGAAGTACTTGAGCTAAGTCAAACAGAAGAGATATGGGAGCTTCATCGTGTACGTAGCATTGATGGAGAGAAAATCATCCTTGATAAAGATTATTTGGTAGTAGATGCGATTCCAACTTTGCCAAAAAAGGCTTGTGAAAAGTCGATTTATGCCTATATTGAAAAGGAATTAGGTTTATCGATAAGCTTTGCTAAAAAAGAGATTACAGTAGAACCCCCTACAAAGGAAGATCGTGCACTACTGGATTTAGAGGGCTACGATATGATCGTAGTAGTCAAGAGCCAAGTGTATTTAGAAGACACAACGCTTTTCCAATACACAGAATCAAGGCATCGACCAGATAAGTTTCGATTTGTGGATTTTGCACGTAGGCATTAA
- a CDS encoding winged helix-turn-helix transcriptional regulator, whose amino-acid sequence MKKYQIPVEAALEVIGGKWKVVILCHLIKHKRRTSELKKLMPGITQKMLTQQLRELEDAGVLNRIVYNQVPPKVEYELTDYGWTLKPALDMLCVWGEQHIEKTYPEKEEVLLNPEELEQTLQ is encoded by the coding sequence ATGAAAAAATATCAAATTCCAGTCGAGGCAGCACTAGAAGTAATCGGAGGAAAATGGAAGGTGGTAATTCTTTGCCACTTAATAAAACATAAACGACGTACCAGTGAGTTAAAAAAATTAATGCCTGGAATTACACAAAAAATGCTAACACAGCAGTTAAGAGAGTTAGAAGACGCAGGTGTTTTAAATAGAATCGTATACAATCAAGTCCCACCAAAGGTTGAATATGAACTAACGGATTACGGTTGGACTCTGAAGCCTGCATTAGACATGTTGTGCGTTTGGGGTGAACAACATATAGAAAAGACGTACCCTGAGAAAGAAGAAGTATTATTAAACCCGGAAGAGTTGGAGCAGACGTTGCAGTAG
- a CDS encoding MFS transporter, which yields MSSTSSSKNSTLALLALAISAFGIGTTEFVPVGLLSAMADDLSISITVAGFLISGYAIGVAIGAPILTALTSKMNRKTLLLSLMLLFIIGNGLAALSTSYELLLVARFLTAFSHGIFFSIGATIAADLVAPSKRASAIAFMFTGLTVATVTGVPLGTFIGQLFNWRATFAGVAILGIIGIIAIFFLLPKDLKQAPPAEFKDQLAILSNGKLMLAFAITALGYGGTFVTFTYLTPLLQDVVGFSGSVISIILLVYGIAVAIGNVLGGKFSDRKPLRALQWMFVGQAIILLLLSLVSTTKILALIAIFLLGLFAFMNVPGLQLVVVSLAEKYTPSAVNVASAFNIAAFNVGIAIGSIVGGMIVDSIGVIHTPWVGANMVLGAVVLTAWLRKKETE from the coding sequence ATGAGCTCAACTTCATCATCCAAAAATAGTACGTTAGCTTTATTAGCATTAGCAATCAGTGCTTTTGGCATTGGTACAACAGAGTTTGTTCCCGTAGGTTTACTATCTGCTATGGCAGATGACCTTTCCATATCTATTACTGTAGCTGGATTTTTAATATCTGGTTATGCCATTGGGGTAGCTATTGGAGCACCTATTTTAACAGCTTTAACAAGTAAAATGAATCGTAAAACATTGCTACTATCCCTGATGCTTTTATTTATTATCGGAAATGGACTAGCAGCACTCTCTACTAGTTATGAACTTCTCTTAGTAGCTAGATTCTTAACGGCTTTTTCTCATGGTATCTTTTTCTCCATTGGAGCCACCATTGCAGCGGATCTTGTTGCACCATCTAAACGAGCAAGCGCCATCGCATTTATGTTTACTGGTTTAACAGTAGCAACTGTCACTGGAGTACCACTTGGAACATTTATAGGACAACTCTTTAATTGGCGAGCAACATTTGCGGGAGTCGCGATTCTAGGAATAATCGGCATTATTGCTATTTTCTTTTTACTCCCAAAAGATTTAAAACAAGCACCTCCGGCAGAATTCAAGGATCAATTAGCCATTTTAAGTAACGGAAAGTTAATGTTAGCTTTCGCTATAACAGCTCTTGGATATGGAGGTACATTCGTAACCTTTACCTATTTAACACCTCTATTACAAGATGTCGTAGGATTTAGTGGAAGTGTTATTTCCATCATCTTATTAGTTTATGGAATTGCAGTAGCCATAGGGAATGTATTAGGCGGAAAATTCTCTGATCGTAAACCGTTACGAGCACTTCAATGGATGTTTGTTGGACAAGCTATTATTTTATTACTTTTAAGCTTAGTTTCTACGACAAAGATACTTGCATTAATTGCTATTTTCTTACTTGGTTTATTTGCATTTATGAATGTACCAGGCCTTCAATTAGTGGTAGTATCTCTTGCTGAAAAGTACACTCCTTCCGCTGTAAATGTTGCCTCCGCATTTAATATCGCTGCATTCAACGTAGGGATTGCAATTGGTTCCATTGTTGGTGGGATGATTGTAGATTCCATCGGTGTAATTCATACTCCTTGGGTAGGAGCCAACATGGTGTTAGGAGCTGTGGTATTGACTGCTTGGCTCCGAAAAAAAGAGACAGAATAA
- a CDS encoding haloacid dehalogenase type II, whose protein sequence is MQSTIKAFVFDVYGTLFDVHSIQQVANEIFPGKGTEISQTWRQKQIEYSFLRQLMGQYKSFKQVTKDALVYSLTLHDQKVDDESVKRLIDQYLHLDLYPEVIDVLTTKGDQKLAVFSNGSRDMLEPLLDNAKVNSFFDHIISVDDIKNYKPTPASYMHALNHLGFNREEVLFMSSNGWDITGAKSFGFHTAWINRGQLPVEVLQLHPDNEWESLVPLKEMLTA, encoded by the coding sequence ATGCAATCAACAATTAAAGCTTTTGTATTTGATGTCTACGGTACTCTATTTGACGTTCACTCTATCCAGCAGGTTGCAAACGAAATCTTTCCCGGAAAAGGGACAGAAATCAGCCAAACTTGGCGTCAAAAGCAGATTGAATACTCTTTTTTACGTCAGTTAATGGGTCAGTACAAATCGTTTAAACAAGTAACAAAAGATGCACTAGTATACTCCTTAACATTGCATGACCAAAAGGTAGATGATGAAAGTGTAAAACGATTAATAGACCAATATCTTCATTTAGACCTTTATCCAGAAGTCATAGATGTGTTAACTACAAAAGGTGATCAGAAATTGGCCGTTTTCTCCAATGGGTCTAGGGATATGTTAGAGCCTCTTTTAGATAATGCTAAAGTTAATTCCTTTTTTGATCATATCATTAGCGTAGATGACATCAAAAACTATAAACCTACACCCGCTTCCTATATGCATGCATTAAACCATCTAGGATTTAACAGGGAAGAGGTATTGTTTATGTCCTCAAATGGGTGGGATATAACTGGAGCAAAGAGTTTCGGCTTTCATACAGCATGGATCAATAGAGGTCAACTGCCTGTAGAGGTACTACAGTTACATCCTGATAATGAATGGGAAAGTTTAGTACCACTAAAAGAAATGTTGACAGCATAA
- a CDS encoding iron-containing alcohol dehydrogenase, with amino-acid sequence MINFTQHNPTKLIFGENQITSLSNEVAPNSKVLLVYGGGSIKRNGVYDDVMEQLSKIDATVFELSGVEPNPRLSTVQKGVDICQKEEIDFILAVGGGSVIDCTKAIAVGAKYKGSTWDLITGKVAIEEALPFGTVLTLAATGSEMNPVSVITNWDTKDKLGWSSPFVYPTFSILDPTYTYSVPRDQTIYGIVDSMSHALEHYFHRTENTPMIDGFIESLLRTAVATGPKLLEDLHSYEHRATMMYVSTTAFNGSLAYGTDGGDWATHRIEHAVSAVYDIPHGGGLAILFPNWLEHVLEEDPSRVKQLAMNVFGISSEEKTVEEIAREGVNALRIFWKSLGAPTTLKDYDIDDSMLDVMVEKTFIKPGVGTYKTMDRESVLDILKRSL; translated from the coding sequence ATGATAAATTTTACTCAACACAATCCAACTAAATTAATCTTTGGTGAAAATCAAATAACATCATTATCCAATGAGGTAGCCCCAAATAGTAAAGTCCTTCTAGTCTATGGTGGGGGTAGTATAAAGAGGAATGGTGTTTACGACGATGTGATGGAGCAATTAAGTAAGATAGATGCTACCGTATTTGAGTTATCAGGAGTAGAACCAAATCCTAGATTGAGTACTGTGCAAAAAGGAGTAGATATCTGTCAGAAAGAAGAGATTGATTTCATTTTAGCAGTCGGTGGAGGAAGCGTCATTGATTGTACTAAAGCGATTGCTGTTGGTGCTAAATATAAGGGGAGCACATGGGACCTTATTACAGGAAAAGTAGCTATCGAAGAAGCATTACCATTTGGAACAGTGCTTACACTTGCTGCAACAGGTTCAGAAATGAATCCTGTATCCGTGATAACAAACTGGGATACGAAAGATAAACTAGGCTGGAGTTCACCATTTGTTTATCCTACTTTCTCCATCCTAGATCCAACTTACACGTACTCTGTACCAAGAGATCAAACCATTTATGGAATAGTGGATAGCATGTCTCATGCGTTAGAGCATTATTTCCATCGTACAGAAAATACTCCTATGATTGACGGTTTTATTGAATCATTACTCAGAACAGCTGTTGCAACAGGTCCGAAGCTTCTAGAGGATTTACATTCATATGAACATCGCGCAACGATGATGTATGTCAGTACAACTGCCTTTAACGGAAGTTTAGCCTATGGAACAGATGGTGGAGATTGGGCAACACATCGAATCGAACATGCAGTATCTGCCGTGTACGATATCCCTCATGGTGGTGGTTTAGCCATCTTATTCCCTAATTGGTTGGAGCATGTTTTAGAAGAAGACCCTTCTCGCGTGAAACAATTAGCAATGAACGTTTTCGGGATTTCTTCAGAAGAAAAAACGGTTGAAGAAATTGCTAGAGAAGGTGTAAATGCGCTCCGAATATTTTGGAAGTCTTTAGGAGCACCAACTACATTAAAAGACTATGATATTGATGATAGTATGTTGGATGTTATGGTAGAAAAAACGTTTATTAAACCAGGCGTAGGCACATACAAGACGATGGATAGAGAAAGCGTTCTTGATATTTTAAAAAGATCATTATAA
- a CDS encoding BCCT family transporter, with protein MFKQDNIDWPVVIISGGALLLFVVAALIDASRVGELVSTSFTFSATYFGAFWQVLMLATFLVAIGIAFSKYGEVVLGKTNDPELSTFKWIAIIMCTLLAGGGVFWAAAEPLYHFLSTPPMYGDVAPGTTDAVAPALTQSFLDWGFLAWAILGTLGAIVIMYGHFHKGMPLKPRTLLYPIFGEKIMKKSVLGTVVDAFSIIAVAAGTIGPIGFLGLQASYAVQSIFGIPDTYLTQLFIIIGLITVASISAVSGVHKGIQLLSRFNVIFTIILILFVLLLGPAAFIFDSFIGSFGLYVRDFFMVSLYRGDKDWLAYWTVFFWGWFIGYGPMMAIFIGRISRGRTIRQLVTAVAIIAPLVTNFWFSVIGGSGIFYELQKAGSVSGPLETGGMPAAMIAIVTQMPFGTALAIGFLVVTVVFVATTSDSMSYTISMAVTGTGDPSGALRVFWAVTMGAVAAVLLFIGNGSIDALQSFIVVSAVPVSFILLPLLWLAPKVARSLAIEQGIVRFKND; from the coding sequence TTGTTTAAACAAGATAATATAGATTGGCCAGTAGTAATAATTAGTGGCGGAGCGCTACTACTATTTGTAGTAGCAGCATTGATAGATGCTAGTCGAGTAGGGGAACTAGTAAGTACATCATTTACCTTCTCGGCTACGTATTTTGGAGCGTTTTGGCAAGTCTTAATGTTAGCGACATTTCTTGTCGCAATAGGGATTGCTTTCTCTAAATACGGGGAAGTGGTGTTAGGGAAAACAAATGACCCAGAATTAAGTACGTTTAAATGGATTGCTATTATCATGTGTACGTTGTTAGCTGGTGGCGGAGTATTTTGGGCTGCAGCAGAACCACTGTATCATTTTTTATCTACACCACCTATGTATGGGGATGTAGCCCCTGGTACAACAGATGCAGTTGCTCCGGCTTTAACTCAGTCATTTTTGGATTGGGGATTCTTAGCTTGGGCGATTCTAGGTACTCTAGGTGCCATAGTTATTATGTACGGGCATTTTCATAAGGGAATGCCACTGAAGCCTAGAACGTTGCTGTATCCGATCTTTGGCGAAAAGATTATGAAGAAGAGTGTATTAGGGACTGTAGTAGATGCTTTTTCAATCATCGCAGTAGCTGCAGGTACTATTGGACCTATAGGGTTCTTAGGATTACAGGCCTCCTATGCTGTTCAATCTATTTTTGGAATACCTGATACCTACTTGACGCAGCTTTTCATTATTATTGGGCTAATCACCGTTGCATCGATATCGGCAGTATCTGGTGTTCATAAAGGGATACAATTGTTGAGTAGATTTAATGTTATCTTTACTATTATTTTAATCTTATTTGTTTTACTTTTAGGTCCAGCTGCCTTTATATTCGATTCATTTATTGGGTCGTTTGGTCTTTATGTTAGGGACTTCTTTATGGTCAGTTTATATCGTGGAGACAAAGATTGGCTAGCATATTGGACAGTATTTTTCTGGGGCTGGTTTATCGGCTATGGTCCAATGATGGCAATTTTTATCGGTCGTATATCTAGAGGTCGAACTATTCGTCAGCTTGTCACAGCAGTAGCTATCATTGCTCCATTAGTGACCAATTTTTGGTTCTCAGTAATTGGTGGTTCGGGTATTTTTTATGAATTACAGAAAGCTGGGTCTGTTTCAGGACCATTAGAAACTGGTGGAATGCCGGCAGCGATGATTGCTATTGTAACGCAAATGCCATTTGGAACTGCGTTAGCAATAGGTTTCTTAGTCGTTACAGTTGTGTTTGTTGCAACAACTAGTGATTCGATGTCCTATACCATATCTATGGCTGTAACTGGTACTGGTGATCCTTCTGGTGCTCTTCGTGTATTTTGGGCTGTTACGATGGGTGCGGTAGCGGCTGTTCTACTATTCATCGGAAATGGTAGTATTGATGCGCTTCAATCGTTTATTGTAGTGTCGGCAGTGCCGGTATCATTTATCTTATTGCCATTATTGTGGTTAGCACCGAAAGTGGCAAGATCACTCGCAATAGAGCAAGGGATAGTACGATTCAAGAATGATTAA